The Haloprofundus salinisoli region GAGCGACGCGAGAACGAACGCGAGATGACGAAGAGGAAGAGAAGACGAAGGACAGGAGAGCAGAGAAGACGAGAAAACAGGAGAGCAGAACAGAGAGGGAGACGACGACGGCCGTCGATCGTTCAGGGTTCGACGTCGCCGAGAGTCGTCTTCGTCGACTGGCCGACGAACTCCGCGAAGTCCTCGCCGTCGGCCAGCGCCGTCTCCTTTTTCACTCGGTAGTTGCCGCCGTCGGTGACGTAGAGGTCGCCGGGGTGAAAGAAGTACCAGCTCTCGCGGTCGAATCGGACCGCGATACGGGCCTTCGCGCCGAAGTTCCGCGCGAAGAAGATGAGCGCTTCGACCTCCTCGCCGGTGAGATAGATGGGGTCGCCCGCGCTCGACTTCGCCTCGATCGCGTAGAACCGGTCGCCGTTGCCGGCGAGCACGTCCGGGAGTTCGCGGGTCGTCGCGCCGCCGCTTGCGGGCGCGCGCATCACCGCGAAGCCCGCCTCGTCGAGTTTGTTGACGAGTTCGCGTTCACGACGGTCACCTTTCGCGTTAGACATACTCTGTTCTGTGCGTAATCGACCTAAAAAGGCTACGTCCGCCGCGTCAGGTCGGCGACGGGGTCGGCGTCGCCGCCGAAGACGACGCCGACGACGGCGAAGGCGACGCCGATGGCGAACCAGGCGACGGCGAGCACCGAGACGCCGAGGGCGATATTTGCGAGACTGGCGAGCATGAAAAGTGCAATCGGTAAGGTGAACTCCTCGTCCACGTTCATGCCCGGGCGTTTCCGAGTACTCCTATAGGCCTTCTGTCTGGCGACGATGGGTCGAACCGAAGAGTCAGAGTGATAACGGCCGGGTCACAGCGGTACGGTATGTCCGAGGGAGCGAGCGGGTCCGACCGAGCGAAGGTGTGGCAGTACGAGGCGATGTTCGAGGACCCCACTTCGTTCATCGGCGTGTTGACGCCGGAAGGGCGGCTCCGTCGGGTCAACGACACGGCGCTGTCGTTCGGCGGTGTCGAGGCGACGGCGGTAATCGACGAACTGTTTTGGGAGACGCCGTGGTGGACCCACGACGAGGCGCAGGCGGCGGAACTGCGGACGCACGTCGAACGTGCCGCGGACGGCGAGTTCGTCCGGTTCGAGGCGACGAACGTCGGCGGCGACGGGGAGCGAATCCATCTCGACATCTCGCTGCAACCGGTTCGAAACGACGCCGACGAGGTGGTCTCGGTGGTCGTACAGGGCCGAGACATCACCGACCGTATCCACGCACAGCGAGCACTGGAGAACCGACAGGCGACCATAGAGACGCTACACGACGTGGCGACCGACC contains the following coding sequences:
- the hjc gene encoding Holliday junction resolvase Hjc, yielding MSNAKGDRRERELVNKLDEAGFAVMRAPASGGATTRELPDVLAGNGDRFYAIEAKSSAGDPIYLTGEEVEALIFFARNFGAKARIAVRFDRESWYFFHPGDLYVTDGGNYRVKKETALADGEDFAEFVGQSTKTTLGDVEP